A stretch of the Pseudalkalibacillus hwajinpoensis genome encodes the following:
- a CDS encoding DEAD/DEAH box helicase: protein MFFRKKKQHSMQVKRIPHNDGIDIGIELVSGKDSQELSLPLSKEEIENYYKLPGFQAYVCWEELYDAGLLTDSRLSYEDYYQLLDEETGVELLEQLQLPVEEMNVNGELKLDSLPELAELKLVLKNENAQTIDRIGRRNGAIAVINQQLFLLPGKVYELQKAIEAEYETGYQKIGVCQKLANEAHIDQEDFLENESYHVVDSYDLEMKVHSPNHIELQPVGSTPDETTVLGSPSPVTTYKTSNKRDRFVRTEKISRDIIQLSKKRHITGEEVPLFFENPLAVLPEHDYEFDLEAFSERVRGIIPIEKVRPYSQGDSGIQWFDPEADQPATYDEDFLRTLMEQHPNEQYIQHENKWIYLDPQMRKNLLEEVVEEDQSLKKNFTLDIKDNETDLEYRLEANDTEQVQEYQIPQTLKADLFDHQVEGFQWLCHLEERSRGGLLADDMGLGKTMQVITFLLHQKNQGKLSPTLLVLPVALMENWIEEIRKFAPDLLSSLYIHKGSGRSKSSAHISSYDLIFTTYDTLKIDQLLFGKINFQSIICDEAQNVKSHSSQRSRALRAMKSEFRLAMTGTPVENSLEELWAIMDFVQPGELNSLKEFKQQFIEAADYEGLLKAIQPYYLRRTKEGIFSDRLPKKEIKDPIYVEASKIQKSISESMLQTKETGQIAILNMLMRLRQLYGHPGVIIPEYETLPASEVPKVKEVMSVIDRIKEKDEKVLIFTEFRKLHSIFKRLFMEKYGVSVPIIDGNTANRQGVVKEFNSRLGFGIMLLSPKAAGVGLTITSANHVIHYTRWWNPAVENQATDRAYRIGQEKDVSVYQLITRDAQNFPNGTVEELMHELLENKRELAENVIIPFDMRGVQEMVSSTIISNYSKQLEQ, encoded by the coding sequence ATGTTCTTTCGAAAGAAAAAGCAGCACTCGATGCAGGTGAAACGCATACCTCATAATGATGGAATTGATATAGGCATTGAACTAGTATCAGGTAAAGATTCACAAGAACTATCCCTACCTCTCTCAAAAGAAGAAATTGAAAACTACTATAAACTACCTGGATTTCAAGCATATGTGTGCTGGGAAGAGCTTTACGATGCAGGATTATTAACGGACTCTAGATTAAGTTATGAAGACTACTATCAACTATTAGATGAAGAAACTGGAGTGGAGCTATTAGAGCAGCTCCAGTTACCTGTTGAAGAAATGAACGTTAATGGAGAATTAAAGTTAGATTCTCTTCCGGAACTAGCAGAGCTTAAGCTTGTGTTAAAAAATGAAAACGCTCAAACGATTGATCGAATTGGAAGACGTAATGGAGCAATAGCCGTGATTAATCAGCAGCTATTTCTTTTACCTGGGAAAGTTTACGAGCTTCAAAAAGCTATCGAAGCAGAGTATGAAACAGGCTACCAGAAGATAGGCGTCTGTCAGAAGCTTGCGAATGAAGCACACATCGATCAGGAGGATTTTCTAGAAAACGAGTCTTATCATGTTGTGGATTCTTATGACCTTGAAATGAAAGTCCATTCGCCGAATCATATCGAGTTACAACCGGTTGGAAGCACTCCGGACGAAACGACCGTGCTTGGCTCGCCTTCTCCAGTAACAACGTACAAAACGAGTAACAAACGAGATCGTTTCGTGCGAACGGAGAAAATTAGCCGTGACATCATTCAACTTTCAAAAAAGAGACACATTACTGGGGAAGAGGTACCGCTTTTCTTTGAAAACCCGCTTGCCGTGTTACCTGAACACGATTATGAATTTGATCTTGAAGCCTTTTCTGAACGAGTAAGAGGAATTATTCCAATTGAAAAAGTTCGCCCCTATTCACAGGGAGACAGCGGGATTCAATGGTTTGATCCTGAAGCAGATCAGCCAGCGACATATGATGAAGATTTTCTAAGAACGCTAATGGAGCAGCATCCTAACGAGCAGTACATTCAACACGAAAATAAGTGGATTTATCTTGATCCGCAAATGCGCAAGAATTTGCTTGAGGAAGTTGTTGAGGAAGATCAATCTCTCAAAAAGAATTTCACTTTAGATATTAAAGACAACGAAACTGATCTTGAATATCGGTTAGAAGCGAATGACACCGAACAGGTTCAAGAATACCAGATACCTCAAACACTGAAAGCTGACTTATTTGATCATCAAGTTGAAGGTTTTCAATGGCTTTGTCATCTTGAAGAGAGAAGCAGAGGTGGTTTATTAGCTGATGATATGGGATTAGGAAAAACGATGCAGGTAATCACTTTTCTACTACATCAGAAAAATCAGGGAAAGCTTTCTCCAACTCTACTCGTGTTACCTGTTGCCCTAATGGAAAACTGGATTGAGGAAATACGAAAGTTTGCTCCTGATCTACTAAGCAGTCTTTATATCCATAAAGGCTCAGGAAGAAGCAAATCATCCGCCCATATTAGTAGCTATGATCTTATCTTCACAACCTATGACACACTTAAAATCGATCAACTGCTATTCGGTAAGATTAACTTTCAATCAATCATTTGCGATGAGGCGCAGAACGTAAAGTCTCACAGTAGCCAGCGATCACGTGCACTCAGAGCAATGAAGTCAGAATTCCGACTCGCCATGACAGGAACCCCTGTTGAAAATAGTTTGGAAGAACTGTGGGCGATTATGGATTTCGTTCAACCAGGTGAATTAAATTCCTTAAAAGAATTCAAACAACAATTTATCGAAGCAGCAGATTACGAAGGACTACTCAAAGCGATACAGCCCTACTATCTCAGAAGAACGAAAGAAGGGATCTTTAGCGATCGCTTACCAAAGAAAGAAATCAAGGATCCAATCTATGTCGAAGCCTCAAAGATTCAGAAGTCCATCTCAGAATCAATGCTTCAAACGAAAGAGACTGGACAAATTGCGATCTTAAATATGCTCATGAGACTAAGACAATTGTACGGTCACCCTGGAGTCATTATTCCCGAGTATGAAACCTTACCAGCAAGCGAGGTTCCAAAAGTAAAGGAAGTGATGAGCGTTATTGATCGCATTAAAGAAAAAGATGAAAAAGTTCTCATCTTCACCGAGTTTCGTAAGCTTCACTCCATCTTTAAACGTCTCTTCATGGAAAAGTATGGAGTTTCTGTTCCGATTATTGATGGAAACACGGCCAACCGGCAAGGAGTCGTAAAAGAGTTTAATAGTCGTCTTGGGTTTGGGATCATGCTACTCTCTCCAAAAGCAGCGGGTGTTGGCCTCACGATCACAAGTGCTAATCACGTGATCCACTACACAAGATGGTGGAATCCAGCTGTTGAGAATCAGGCCACTGACCGAGCCTATCGGATTGGACAGGAGAAGGACGTATCTGTTTATCAGCTGATTACAAGAGATGCTCAGAACTTTCCTAATGGAACGGTGGAAGAGTTAATGCATGAGCTGTTGGAGAATAAGCGGGAGTTGGCGGAGAATGTGATTATTCCGTTTGATATGAGGGGGGTTCAGGAGATGGTGTCAAGCACCATAATTAGTAACTACAGTAAACAGCTAGAACAATAA
- a CDS encoding recombinase family protein, with product MLFGYARVSTKDQNLHMQFDALEKYGVEEKNIYSEKITGTKKDRPAFTEMLKYLREGDTVVVYKLDRIGRSTKHLVDLINGFQEKGINFVSINENIDTTTAMGKLVFTIFSGLAQFERDIISERTKSGLDAARARGRKGGRPKKDQSKLDMAFRMYDSKEYSIQEILDATGISRATFYRYLEKRSS from the coding sequence ATGTTATTTGGATACGCTCGAGTCAGTACAAAAGATCAAAACTTACATATGCAATTCGATGCGTTAGAGAAATACGGAGTCGAAGAGAAGAATATCTATTCAGAGAAGATCACTGGGACTAAGAAAGACCGTCCTGCTTTTACGGAAATGCTGAAGTATCTGAGAGAAGGGGACACAGTTGTCGTTTACAAACTGGATCGAATTGGTCGGAGCACAAAACATCTTGTAGACCTGATTAACGGTTTCCAAGAGAAGGGCATCAACTTCGTTTCTATTAATGAGAATATCGATACGACGACCGCAATGGGGAAACTCGTATTTACGATCTTCAGTGGCCTTGCTCAATTTGAGCGAGACATTATCTCAGAAAGAACGAAGTCAGGATTAGATGCAGCAAGAGCTCGAGGACGAAAGGGAGGACGACCAAAAAAAGACCAGTCCAAGTTAGATATGGCCTTTCGAATGTATGATAGTAAGGAGTATAGTATTCAGGAGATATTGGATGCTACAGGGATTAGCAGAGCAACATTTTATAGGTATTTGGAAAAGAGAAGTAGCTAA
- the mutT gene encoding 8-oxo-dGTP diphosphatase MutT: MMKKVKVVGAVIRNQQDEFLCALRSPTMSLPNLWEFPGGKIEEGETPEQTLIREIEEELDCEISVQEKVEEVVHEYPNVIVNLLTYESTIINGEPKAKEHAKLEWVSKNDLRSLEWAPADIPTIDKLLSN; encoded by the coding sequence ATCATGAAAAAAGTAAAAGTCGTCGGTGCGGTAATTCGCAACCAACAAGATGAATTCCTTTGTGCTCTTCGCTCTCCCACGATGTCTCTACCAAATTTATGGGAGTTTCCAGGGGGGAAGATTGAGGAAGGGGAAACACCTGAACAAACGTTAATACGCGAAATTGAGGAAGAACTAGACTGCGAAATTTCGGTTCAAGAAAAAGTAGAAGAAGTTGTTCATGAATACCCTAACGTCATTGTTAATCTACTTACATATGAATCAACTATTATTAACGGTGAACCCAAAGCAAAAGAACACGCTAAGTTGGAGTGGGTTTCAAAGAATGATTTGCGTTCTCTTGAATGGGCTCCCGCTGATATTCCAACAATCGATAAGCTTTTATCGAATTAA
- a CDS encoding OmpA/MotB family protein has product MKYRKREEVNYWMSYADLMSAMLMIFALLLTLVILDYRELLEAKEKQIEEVVSVKTEIIEALTDAFEESNLEIEIDQQTGAIRFPGSILYESNSADLSPKGEKFLRDFVPKYFGILLQDQFKDDISSIIIEGHTDKKGDYMYNMQLSQSRALSVLEYVYSDEMGDFKQRELAQSIVTGNGRSFSQPLNDSKGKYDPDRSRRVEFLFRLKDDEAIKEIEKLVDK; this is encoded by the coding sequence ATGAAGTACCGCAAGCGAGAAGAAGTCAACTACTGGATGTCATATGCGGATTTGATGAGTGCGATGCTCATGATCTTTGCCCTTCTCTTAACTCTAGTGATTCTGGATTACCGTGAATTGTTAGAGGCAAAGGAAAAACAAATCGAAGAAGTTGTGAGTGTGAAGACCGAAATTATCGAAGCACTGACAGACGCCTTCGAAGAATCAAATTTAGAAATAGAAATTGATCAGCAAACTGGAGCGATTCGCTTTCCAGGTAGCATTTTATATGAATCAAACTCTGCTGATCTATCACCAAAAGGCGAGAAATTCTTAAGAGATTTTGTACCGAAGTATTTTGGGATACTACTACAAGATCAATTTAAAGACGATATCTCATCGATTATTATCGAAGGTCACACGGATAAAAAAGGCGACTATATGTATAACATGCAGCTATCTCAGAGCAGAGCGCTCTCAGTACTCGAGTATGTATACAGCGATGAAATGGGAGATTTTAAACAGAGAGAACTTGCACAGTCTATTGTAACTGGAAATGGGCGAAGCTTTAGTCAGCCTTTGAACGACAGTAAAGGGAAGTATGATCCTGATCGATCAAGAAGGGTTGAGTTCTTATTCCGACTGAAGGATGACGAGGCGATCAAAGAAATCGAAAAGCTGGTTGATAAATAA
- a CDS encoding excalibur calcium-binding domain-containing protein codes for MALFLLGFLALIVSIIYLVFHLISKVKNKERTLSKKMFYSLLIGGLVLMIVGIGFSDDTAAGQLQTEQDKNEELTKQIGLLKEENSKLNSKVEELTVNNKETNSQIEELNSKKKEIESELESKTNELNELENNDKKINEEKEELNKKIENLNTEINDQSDTINQLKEDKTSLQTKIEDLQNIEVASNSSSSTSESNTSSSSSNNAYYKNCTAARNAGAAPLYTGDPGYGSHLDRDGDGVACE; via the coding sequence ATGGCTTTGTTTCTTTTAGGTTTTTTAGCATTGATAGTTTCCATAATTTATCTTGTGTTCCATCTAATTAGTAAGGTGAAAAACAAAGAAAGAACACTTTCAAAAAAAATGTTTTATTCATTATTAATTGGAGGACTTGTTTTAATGATAGTAGGGATAGGATTTTCAGATGATACAGCTGCTGGTCAACTTCAAACAGAACAAGATAAAAATGAAGAATTAACTAAACAGATCGGTTTATTAAAAGAAGAAAATAGTAAATTAAACAGTAAAGTCGAGGAATTAACTGTTAACAATAAAGAAACCAATAGCCAAATTGAAGAATTAAATAGCAAGAAAAAAGAAATAGAAAGTGAGTTAGAAAGTAAAACAAACGAATTAAATGAATTAGAAAATAATGACAAAAAAATTAATGAAGAAAAAGAAGAATTAAATAAGAAAATAGAAAACCTCAATACAGAAATCAATGATCAATCAGACACAATTAATCAACTCAAGGAAGATAAAACGTCTCTACAAACAAAAATTGAAGACTTACAAAATATCGAAGTGGCCAGTAATTCAAGTTCATCAACCTCTGAATCTAACACCTCCTCTAGTAGCAGTAATAATGCTTACTATAAAAACTGTACTGCTGCTAGAAATGCTGGTGCTGCGCCTTTATATACAGGCGATCCTGGTTATGGTTCTCATTTAGATAGAGATGGTGATGGAGTAGCGTGTGAATAA
- a CDS encoding LPO_1073/Vpar_1526 family protein, giving the protein MKQKSGDNSTNYQAETMNIGVSADEARNIAIDVFKSNFLDLSQQAADLATTRAERLVNDYLEKLSKQYPDGIEKMKNPDMQYALFEAQKEYARTGNDNLEEMLVNILVERTKENDMTLKKIVLDESLKILPKLTQLQIDILSLSFFCKKVGFNYQHKNSQFANGIFNIYLKFINPFSPFHIPFQDYNLFEHLVYTGAARLSIGEISFEKLLKNKYPNIFSDFDEKEVSQMIDEFHPNLKEIKNTWNSTNLKHMEITSVGLAIGHANLTKKCGIDTNLSIWIS; this is encoded by the coding sequence GTGAAGCAAAAAAGTGGAGATAATAGTACCAATTATCAGGCTGAAACTATGAATATTGGTGTATCAGCAGACGAGGCCAGAAACATTGCAATAGACGTATTTAAGTCTAATTTCTTAGACTTATCACAACAAGCTGCTGATCTAGCTACTACCCGTGCAGAAAGACTAGTTAATGATTACTTAGAGAAGCTGTCCAAACAATATCCTGATGGAATCGAAAAAATGAAAAATCCTGATATGCAATATGCATTATTTGAGGCACAAAAGGAGTACGCACGGACTGGTAATGATAATTTAGAAGAAATGTTGGTTAATATACTTGTAGAAAGAACAAAAGAAAACGATATGACACTAAAGAAAATTGTTCTTGACGAATCTCTAAAAATATTACCCAAATTAACTCAGTTACAGATTGATATTTTATCATTATCATTTTTTTGTAAAAAAGTAGGATTTAATTATCAGCATAAAAACAGTCAATTTGCCAATGGGATTTTTAATATTTACCTTAAATTTATTAACCCCTTTTCACCATTTCACATACCATTTCAAGATTACAATTTGTTCGAACATTTAGTATACACAGGGGCAGCAAGACTGTCTATTGGAGAAATCTCTTTTGAAAAATTGTTAAAAAATAAATACCCAAATATCTTTTCTGATTTCGATGAAAAGGAAGTTTCACAAATGATAGATGAATTCCATCCTAATCTCAAGGAGATAAAAAACACGTGGAATAGCACCAATCTAAAACACATGGAAATCACATCTGTTGGATTGGCTATCGGTCATGCCAATCTTACAAAAAAATGCGGGATTGATACGAATTTAAGTATATGGATTAGTTAA
- a CDS encoding nucleoside triphosphate pyrophosphohydrolase codes for MPTYNKLIRDRIPEIIKATGKDFNITTLSDFEYKEELQSKLKEELQEYLEADGDSHSIEELADILELIHALTTVHHSSYEELEQVRKEKKEKRGGFEEKIFLIDVEDE; via the coding sequence ATGCCAACTTACAACAAGCTAATCAGAGACCGTATCCCGGAGATCATCAAAGCGACTGGAAAAGACTTTAATATCACAACGTTAAGTGACTTCGAATATAAGGAAGAACTACAATCAAAATTAAAAGAAGAGCTTCAAGAGTACCTTGAAGCAGATGGAGATAGTCATTCCATTGAGGAACTAGCAGATATTCTTGAGTTAATTCATGCGCTTACGACGGTACATCATTCTTCCTATGAAGAACTTGAACAGGTGCGAAAAGAGAAGAAAGAGAAGCGTGGCGGATTTGAAGAAAAGATTTTTCTGATTGATGTAGAAGATGAGTAA
- a CDS encoding DUF3427 domain-containing protein has protein sequence MTINLGLFEEIKLANKKYPINQKHSPLLPIEYSESLIHKSALAIGQKFERLLEEGNLDEAITFTHQVLQLVGYESGDFTLPLSNILYRYDNQEIPELENQHLSSIELISNEKQKMKNLFKSLKFEMLTADSVSFMVSFIRMSGLQLLIRPLTELHQRGIKVRILTSLYMNVTEAKALRKLLEFSNVEVRIFDSGKESFHTKAYLFERASGLHTGIIGSSNLSHAALINGHEWNVKVPDSSYLPIYKQAMEKFQKAWDDERSHILTEELLERYEQHLDEKETKPVIRPSFLISQVAESNVYYSPDPDIEPNEMQKKALQALKQTRENGNGKGVVIAATGTGKTYLSAFDVFELKPKRMLFLAHREELLDNAKETFKKVFNNNHLCGKLTGKEKDIHKPFLFSTVQSLHSKQVLHQFHPNEFDYIIVDEFHHAEAPTYLKILHYFEPTFLLGLTATPERMDGRDVLALCDYNVVYEIRLRDALEAELLAPFHYFGLADDTVDYNEIGLRNGLLDERQLVKALKTNERVDYVHEMIKRYGFDGEQLIGLGFCATIEHAMFMSESFNRLGYVTKVLTGNDSPEYRRLVVQQLEDTEDPLQMIFSVNIFNEGIDIPRLNLILFLRPTESSTVFIQQLGRGLRKVEGKEFVTILDFIGNYQKSFIVPLALAGETNSRAFDKDSLRIAVQHEFADLPGASYVDLDQISQKRILEKIDSIRMDLLVILTSLYEQFKRELGRSPELIDFLYSESAPNLHFLVKRLGSWVKTKKKMKDLSTVDEVILENEQVNELFERMENMYPIKWPYELAILEAANEVPVVHQSDVFRIIQRCFGILPDEEKHRSLINDAMVKLTQGYKKHKHVIGIIENDGFRMDKCLSEALSIKIVREKFMERLEYGIVEFRRTFKPDRFLGEGERVIPYQNYSRNDLIFLFQAGVQEGTWREGVSRVGNHYLLFINLNKDEAVSDHLHYKDYFIDQRHFHWQSQNQTSHSSSVGQAYVHHKEKNIHIHLFVRKFNKMHGISLPFTYLGEIDYVSSHGDKPMSIKWRLHHPVPEDLFIDLIR, from the coding sequence TTGACAATTAATTTAGGGTTATTTGAAGAAATCAAACTTGCCAATAAGAAATATCCAATAAACCAAAAACATTCACCATTACTACCAATCGAATACTCAGAATCCCTAATTCATAAAAGTGCACTCGCAATCGGACAAAAATTCGAGAGGTTACTAGAAGAGGGAAACTTAGATGAGGCAATTACCTTTACTCACCAAGTATTGCAACTTGTTGGGTATGAGAGTGGTGATTTTACTCTACCATTATCAAACATTCTTTATCGATATGACAACCAAGAGATCCCTGAGCTAGAAAACCAGCACTTATCTTCAATAGAACTGATCTCAAACGAAAAGCAGAAGATGAAGAACTTATTTAAATCATTGAAGTTTGAGATGCTAACAGCTGATTCGGTGTCCTTTATGGTGAGCTTCATTCGAATGTCTGGGTTGCAACTGCTTATTCGACCGTTAACGGAGTTGCATCAACGTGGTATTAAGGTGAGGATTCTAACATCACTTTATATGAACGTTACAGAAGCAAAGGCATTGCGTAAACTGCTTGAGTTTTCGAATGTGGAAGTCCGCATCTTTGATTCGGGAAAAGAGTCATTTCATACAAAGGCCTACTTGTTTGAACGTGCTTCAGGATTACATACGGGAATCATTGGTTCTTCGAATTTATCTCATGCTGCCTTAATTAATGGGCATGAATGGAATGTGAAGGTTCCGGACTCTAGTTATTTACCAATCTATAAACAGGCAATGGAAAAGTTTCAGAAGGCATGGGATGATGAGAGATCACACATATTAACAGAAGAATTGCTTGAACGGTATGAGCAGCATTTAGATGAAAAGGAAACGAAGCCTGTCATTCGGCCGTCGTTCCTAATTTCACAAGTGGCAGAAAGTAACGTCTATTACTCACCCGACCCTGATATTGAACCAAATGAAATGCAGAAGAAAGCTTTACAAGCTCTAAAGCAAACGCGTGAAAACGGCAATGGAAAGGGAGTTGTGATTGCGGCAACTGGAACAGGGAAAACGTATCTATCTGCTTTTGATGTTTTTGAATTGAAACCTAAGCGCATGCTTTTTCTCGCGCATCGGGAAGAGTTACTCGACAATGCGAAGGAAACGTTTAAAAAGGTATTTAACAACAATCATTTATGTGGGAAGTTAACTGGAAAAGAAAAAGACATACATAAACCGTTTTTATTTAGTACGGTTCAGTCACTTCATTCTAAACAGGTGCTACATCAGTTTCATCCGAATGAATTTGATTACATTATTGTTGATGAATTTCATCATGCTGAGGCACCAACCTATTTGAAGATCCTTCACTATTTTGAACCAACCTTTTTGCTAGGGTTAACAGCAACACCTGAACGAATGGATGGTCGGGATGTGCTTGCACTTTGTGATTACAATGTAGTGTATGAAATACGATTACGCGATGCTCTTGAAGCGGAATTACTGGCACCTTTTCATTACTTTGGGTTAGCGGATGATACGGTGGATTACAATGAAATAGGGTTGCGAAATGGATTATTAGATGAACGCCAACTTGTAAAAGCGCTAAAGACAAATGAGCGTGTCGATTATGTCCATGAGATGATCAAGCGTTATGGGTTTGATGGGGAGCAGCTTATTGGGTTAGGCTTTTGTGCAACGATTGAGCATGCGATGTTTATGAGCGAATCGTTTAACCGTTTAGGCTATGTAACGAAGGTGCTCACAGGAAATGATTCTCCTGAATATAGAAGACTGGTTGTTCAGCAGCTTGAAGATACCGAAGATCCGCTGCAAATGATTTTCTCAGTAAATATTTTTAACGAAGGAATAGATATTCCTCGACTCAACCTGATCTTATTTCTAAGACCAACTGAATCATCCACAGTTTTTATTCAGCAGCTTGGAAGAGGTTTACGAAAGGTCGAAGGGAAAGAGTTTGTCACTATACTCGACTTTATTGGAAACTATCAAAAGTCGTTTATCGTTCCTTTGGCGCTTGCTGGTGAGACCAATTCACGTGCGTTTGATAAGGATTCACTTCGTATTGCTGTTCAGCATGAGTTTGCTGATCTACCTGGCGCGTCATATGTTGACCTTGACCAAATTTCTCAAAAGCGTATTTTAGAAAAGATCGATAGTATTCGAATGGATTTGCTTGTGATCCTAACAAGTCTTTATGAGCAGTTTAAGCGAGAACTTGGAAGATCCCCAGAGCTAATTGACTTTCTTTATTCTGAGAGTGCCCCGAACTTGCATTTCCTTGTAAAGAGGTTGGGGTCTTGGGTGAAAACGAAGAAAAAAATGAAGGATCTTTCTACAGTAGATGAAGTTATTTTAGAAAATGAACAGGTAAATGAGCTGTTTGAGCGAATGGAGAATATGTATCCAATAAAGTGGCCGTATGAGTTAGCCATTTTGGAGGCTGCAAATGAGGTTCCTGTTGTTCATCAGTCAGACGTTTTTCGTATTATCCAGCGTTGTTTCGGTATTCTACCGGATGAAGAAAAACATCGTAGCTTAATTAACGATGCAATGGTGAAGCTAACTCAAGGATATAAAAAGCATAAACATGTGATTGGGATTATTGAAAATGATGGCTTTAGGATGGATAAATGCTTATCTGAAGCCTTATCAATTAAGATTGTTCGTGAAAAATTCATGGAACGGTTAGAATATGGGATTGTCGAGTTTCGTCGTACGTTTAAACCAGATCGTTTTCTGGGAGAAGGCGAGCGTGTCATTCCTTATCAAAACTATTCGCGTAATGATTTGATCTTTTTGTTTCAAGCAGGAGTCCAGGAAGGAACTTGGCGTGAAGGTGTAAGTCGAGTTGGAAACCACTATTTGCTTTTCATAAACTTAAACAAAGATGAAGCCGTATCGGATCACCTTCACTATAAGGATTATTTTATCGATCAGCGTCACTTCCATTGGCAAAGTCAGAACCAAACGTCCCACAGTTCATCTGTTGGACAAGCTTATGTTCATCATAAGGAAAAAAATATTCACATCCACTTGTTTGTAAGGAAGTTTAATAAAATGCACGGGATATCTTTGCCTTTTACCTACTTAGGTGAGATCGACTATGTTTCAAGTCATGGAGATAAGCCGATGAGCATTAAGTGGAGGCTTCATCATCCCGTGCCAGAGGATCTGTTTATAGATTTAATTCGATAA